The segment TTTTGCAGCCGGGGTAAAAGAAGCGGTGTGCAGCAGCGAACACAAAAGGGGCGATGCCGCTGCGGCCCACGGAGCGCGGGCACCCTGAAGCCGCGTGAGAGGGCCGTCCGGGAGAGGAGGAGTGTGTGGCGCGCCTATCGCGTGGCGGCGAGCACTCGCTCGCCGTGCCAGCGTCGCAGGGTGGCAAGATCGATCCAGCCGGGCCCGCCGTTGTCTTCGGGTAGCGGCGTGTGGGGCTCACCGAGATGAGCGATCACGGCCAGCGCGTCGTCGAAGCGATGGTTTCGCGTATAGGCAGTCGGCGTCACGATTACGGGAACATGCGCCGCCGATGCCGCGCGCACGCCGTTTTCCGAATCCTCGAATGCGATGCAGCGCGCGCCGTCGAGGCCAAGCGCCGCCAGCACGGCATAGTAGACATCGGGGGCCGGTTTCTTGACCGGCGTGGTCGACGCGTCGCACACGGCCGCGAACCGCTCGCGCCACGCGGCGCCGAAAGGCGCACTCAACAACGCGTCCAGATTGGCCGGTGTGGTGGTCGTGGCGATCGCCACCGGCAGGCCCGCCTCGTTGGCTTCATCGATCAGCCGCGCAATGCCGGGGCGCAACGCCAATGCGCCGCCTCGCACGCGCTCGGCATAGTAGCGCGTCTTGATGGCGTGCAGGGCGTCGACCGTTTCCGCCGCCTTCGCGCCCGCCGCTTCTTCGGGCTCGATGCAACGCCAATAATGGAGGATCCGCTCCTTGCCGCCCGCGATGTCGAGCAGCCGTGTATAGAGCGGCTCGTCCCAGTGCCAGTCGAGCCCGACTTCGGCGAAGGCCGCATTGAAAGCATGGCGATGCGCGGATTCGGTATCCGCGAGCGTGCCGTCCACGTCGAAAATCAGGGCTTCCATGCGCATCTCCTCTGAAAGCTGGGCGGCATGCGCACCGCGCGCGGCAACTGCCGCGCGGCCGCGCTCGGTAAGCCGAACCACCGCGATTTCGACCTAGCTTAGCCAGTCACGGAACGCGCGTGAATTCACGATTTCTTTGGCCGTCGTTAAGCGATGCTAAAGACTGACCGGCCATATCCGCCCAGGCCCCTGTCAGTTCCACCAGGGGGCCGGACTGTCGTCCCGGTGTAACATCGACTCGCTTGCCGCGCCGAACACGCGCTTCAGACCGCGCCGGTCATTGCAACGTAACCCGTATCAGCCTTGCACGTTTCCGGCAGAGCGCCGATGCCCCAGTTCTTCCTCATACATGCGGTAGATCATCCGCCCCAGGGCGCGACGCCGAGCTTCGTTCCGCCCGATGGCTCCGAGCAGGCAGGGCCTCCTGTCTCGCAGATGAGCCACGCGGGAATTGGCGGCCATGGCAGCAAGCCATCGATCGCGGGCTACCCGAGGCAAGCCACCGTGGAAAAACTGGCCGCCGCGCTCGTCGGCTCGTCCTCGCACGACTCGATGCCTCCCCCGCCTCGACAGCAATCCAGGCGTGCACCGGGAAACACCACCGGCGCGGGCCACGCAAAAACCGGGGCTTCGACGGATACGGAAGAATGGCTGGACGAGGAGCACGATCCAACGGAATTTGGCCGCTTGCCGGCCACCTACCAAAGGACATTGCGGCTCGCCTATAGAACTCGCATTCGAAAGCCGTATGACGTGGTGGAGGACTATGTGCACGCCGCGCGTCGCGCGCTGTTCCCTATCATCAACGATCGCGGATCGAAGATATGGGTCACACGATACGACGTCGACTACAGCGATTTCGAGGCTATCGTTCTTAAAGCTGTCACCAACAGCAGGGAAATCATCATCCTCACCGGCACGCATGGCGCGCCCAGCGGCTATCGCTCGATAAAGCACAAGGATTCCACATTCTGGGAAACTGACTGGGATAGGTTCGGACGAATGCCGTTCGTCACGATACGGGACCTGACGCGCATGTCGGTGAAAGAGGTGCGCGATGTCATTCAGGGAGACACCGAAGTCATTGCCGCATTCTGTCACTCCGCAAATGATTTCCAGTTGAGAAGCGCACTCGGTCTCAAGCCGGGCGGCGTGTCATACCTTCCTCCCGAGTGACGCCCGCCGCCTTCCCGGTTCAGCGATATCGCGAGCCGGGCCGCCGTCGCGCGTGCGCAGCGAATCCAGATAGGCGCAGAACATGTCGGCCATCGCGCCGGCATAGGAATCGATCTCCTCGAGCGTTCGCGGGCTCTCGGAGAACTGCTTGCCCGCCGCGCTCAACGTCGTCATCACCATCTCACCGGCCAATTCGCGCGTTGCCGAGGAAGCCTTCGGCAGTACTTCGCGCAGGAAATCGCCCATGATGCGCTCCCCCGCCGCCTTGACTTCGCGCACCTCGGGGGCGTCGCGATAAAGCGGCGCGGCGTCGTCGAGCGCGACCCGCATCTGCGCCTCGTCGCACTCCGAGCGAACGAAGGCATGCACGAGAGCCCGTAGTCGCTCGAACGGGGGCTTGCCGGCCTCTTCGAGGATGCCGCACAACATTTCGGTCGTCTGCCGCCATTCGTCGCACTGAAGCCGGAAGAGGATGGCCGCCTTGTTCGGAAAGTACTGATAGAGCGAACCGACACTGACGCCCGCCTTCTCGGCCACCCGCGCCATCGTGAAGCGCGGCGCCCCCTCGCTCGCCAAAACCTGAATAGCCGCTTCGAGCACGTCCTGCACGAGGCGGGTCGATCGTTCCTGCTGAGGCTGTTTTCTCGGGGAAATGCGGGCGGTTCGACGCGCGGACATAGGCGGCTCGGCAATGCGAATAGTAAAACACGACGAATCAATCGTATTCTACCTCGGCGCAACGACGCGCTCGATTTCACTTCCCCGGAGATTCTATGACCACGCCAGCCATGCCGACCACGTTGACTGCCGCCCCGCTCGCACCGCTACTCGAGCGCCTCTTCGCCGAGGCCGACGCAGCGTCTCCCGCAACGAGCCCCGGCATCGCCGCCATCTCGCCCGAAGAGCGGGGCCGCCTGATGCGCAGCAAGACCGAGTACCTGGACCTGTACGGGCGGCTGAAGGACTTTCCGCTCGCCGTCTCGCGCGAGACGGGCACCCTGCTCTACATGCTGGCGCGAAGCTGCCGCGCCCGCACGATCGTCGAATTCGGCACGTCGTTCGGCATCTCGACGTTGCATCTCGCCGCGGCGTTGCGCGACAACGGTGGCGGCCGCTTGATCACGACCGAGTTCGAACCGTCGAAGGTGGCCCGCGCTCGCGATCATCTGCGCGCCGGCGGCCTCATCGACCTCGTCGAGATCCGCGAGGGAGATGCGCTGCGCACGCTCGCCGCCGATCTGCCCGAGGCGGTCGATCTGCTGCTGCTCGATGGCGCCAAGGGGCTTTATCCGGAGATTCTGCACCTTGTCGAGCCTCGCTTGCGGCCGGGTGCGCTGATCGTCGCCGACAACGCCGATTACAGCCCCGAGTATCTGGCACGCGTACGCTCGCCCGTGGAGGGCTATCTGTCGACGCCGTTCGGCGAGGACGTAGAACTGTCGATGCGTCTGGGCTGAACGCCTCGCCTCGTCCGCCTCGCAGGCCAATCTCCGCACAGGAGCCGACCGAGTCGAGATCCGACCGAGTCGATTTCCGACCGAGTCGGGATCCGACCGAGTCGATTTCCGAAAATGCATGCTGTTTTTCGGAAGCCCCGGCCGCAGTTAAGCGGACAATCCACCGCCATCGACGAGAGGTGTGCCCGGGGCGACGCGCCGCATCGCTTGCATCGCTCCATGCGATGCCCGGCGAACGGATGGGGAGGTCCGACGACATGGATGGCGAATCTTTACTGCGCGAGTGTATCGAGACACTGGGTGAGCGCAACGGCATCGACGGTCTGACGCTGGAGCCGAACGGCTGCTGCGGTATAGAACTGCGCGATGGTCGAAGACTTTATCTGAAACTGGATCGCGAGCACGGCCGCGTATTCGTCTATCGAGTCGTGCTTGCGCTCGATACCGTCGATCAGGATCTGCTGCGGCGAAGCATGGAGTCCAATGCGCTCGAGGCCGAGACGGCGGGTGGCGTGCTTTCTCTGTCGCGCAGGATGAACGGCATCGTCTACCACAAGAGCGTTGGCGCGCAGTATGTCGACGTGGCGTGGCTCGAGCAGGCAATGGAGTCGATGGTCGTGCACGGCGATCATCTGGCGCAATCCCTATCGGCACGGACGTAGGCGCGTCAAGGCGCGTCGGGAGAAGCAATCATGTTTTCTCATGTGGCAGGTGCAATCGGAAGGGGGATGGTCGCTGTCGGTACCGGCATGGCGATCGATCGCATGAGCCGATTGAAGAACGCGAAGAAGACGCCGGGCATCGACGCTGTCGATGCCCGGAAAAGCGGGCCTTCGCACTGGAGCCCGCTACCGGCAACGGGAGACCAGCATCTGTCGGCTTTTCGCGGCAGGTTTGCGCCGAACAACGATTCCAATATCGTTGGCCAGGCGCTCGAGGCCCAGATTCAAAAGCGCATGTTGCTCGGCGAAAAGGTGTCCACCGCGCTATCCGATCCGTCGGCCGCGTTGCAGCAGTTGCAACAGAACGTCGCTCAGGTTGGGCGCGAACTGCATACGCTTCGTGGCGCCGCCAAGGTCGCGACAGGCGAAGCAACGATCTCCAACGCAGAGGCTGCGGAAATCGCGCGGGCGGCAGCCCGGGATTCGGCACTCGGCGCCTACGGTGCGCTCAAGGGCCTGGTCAAGAGTGCCTATGCGGCCAGCACCACGAGCGCCGAGGGCGCAAAGCAGGCCTCGGCCGCCGTTGTCGAGCGTGCCAGCCACGAAGCGGCCGAAATCGGCCTCGGCGTGGGCATCACGAACACGGTCGCCCGAGGCGTT is part of the Trinickia caryophylli genome and harbors:
- a CDS encoding HAD family hydrolase translates to MEALIFDVDGTLADTESAHRHAFNAAFAEVGLDWHWDEPLYTRLLDIAGGKERILHYWRCIEPEEAAGAKAAETVDALHAIKTRYYAERVRGGALALRPGIARLIDEANEAGLPVAIATTTTPANLDALLSAPFGAAWRERFAAVCDASTTPVKKPAPDVYYAVLAALGLDGARCIAFEDSENGVRAASAAHVPVIVTPTAYTRNHRFDDALAVIAHLGEPHTPLPEDNGGPGWIDLATLRRWHGERVLAATR
- a CDS encoding TetR family transcriptional regulator; the protein is MSARRTARISPRKQPQQERSTRLVQDVLEAAIQVLASEGAPRFTMARVAEKAGVSVGSLYQYFPNKAAILFRLQCDEWRQTTEMLCGILEEAGKPPFERLRALVHAFVRSECDEAQMRVALDDAAPLYRDAPEVREVKAAGERIMGDFLREVLPKASSATRELAGEMVMTTLSAAGKQFSESPRTLEEIDSYAGAMADMFCAYLDSLRTRDGGPARDIAEPGRRRASLGRKV
- a CDS encoding O-methyltransferase, producing MTTPAMPTTLTAAPLAPLLERLFAEADAASPATSPGIAAISPEERGRLMRSKTEYLDLYGRLKDFPLAVSRETGTLLYMLARSCRARTIVEFGTSFGISTLHLAAALRDNGGGRLITTEFEPSKVARARDHLRAGGLIDLVEIREGDALRTLAADLPEAVDLLLLDGAKGLYPEILHLVEPRLRPGALIVADNADYSPEYLARVRSPVEGYLSTPFGEDVELSMRLG
- a CDS encoding CesT family type III secretion system chaperone, with protein sequence MDGESLLRECIETLGERNGIDGLTLEPNGCCGIELRDGRRLYLKLDREHGRVFVYRVVLALDTVDQDLLRRSMESNALEAETAGGVLSLSRRMNGIVYHKSVGAQYVDVAWLEQAMESMVVHGDHLAQSLSART